In the Euphorbia lathyris chromosome 5, ddEupLath1.1, whole genome shotgun sequence genome, one interval contains:
- the LOC136230916 gene encoding protein DOWNY MILDEW RESISTANCE 6-like isoform X2: MPRSWFHRYFLYDDNYRNYKIPNMDKLVSSCCNVESVPKEYVFPPELRPGNFTFSVSDSTPLIDLGGLDRAAIIQQILRASQDFGFFQVMNHGVDEELIKNTSSVLKEFFEMPAEEKATLYSEDPTRSCRLSNSSFSYGGQKITLWRQILRQYCHPLDKHIQQWPQNPPTYREVVGNYTEEVTKLGSVILELICEGLGLESGYFKGEISENTVFSVNYYPKCPDPILTYGLTAHCDPSLITILLQDQVGGLQFFKDGEWISVQPLPNSFLVNIGYQLQMSRLSYELVETKLLAG; this comes from the exons ATGCCACGTTCTTGGTTTCATCGGTATTTTTTATATGATGATAATTATAGGAATTATAAGATTCCAAACATGGATAAACTTGTTTCAAGCTGCTGCAATGTTGAATCTGTGCCAAAAGAGTATGTATTTCCACCCGAACTCAGACCAggaaattttacattttctgtatCCGATTCAACTCCACTAATTGATCTTGGAGGACTTGATCGAGCAGCTATCATTCAACAGATTTTGAGGGCCAGCCAAGACTTTGGATTTTTCCAG GTAATGAACCATGGAGTAGATGAAGAGTTAATAAAAAACACAAGCAGTGTGTTGAAGGAGTTCTTTGAGATGCCTGCAGAAGAAAAGGCTACACTTTACTCCGAGGATCCAACTAGAAGTTGCAGGCTAAGCAACAGCAGTTTCAGCTATGGAGGTCAAAAAATTACACTCTGGCGTCAAATTTTGAGACAGTATTGTCATCCTTTAGACAAACACATTCAACAATGGCCTCAAAATCCCCCTACATAcag AGAGGTTGTTGGTAATTACACAGAAGAAGTAACAAAATTGGGGTCAGTGATTTTGGAGCTAATATGTGAAGGATTAGGACTTGAAAGTGGTTATTTTAAGGGTGAAATAAGTGAAAACACCGTATTCTCAGTTAACTATTACCCAAAATGTCCAGATCCCATTTTAACCTATGGTCTTACTGCACATTGTGACCCAAGTCTTATTACAATTTTATTGCAAGATCAAGTGGGTGGCCTTCAATTCTTCAAAGATGGTGAATGGATTAGTGTTCAGCCTCTTCCTAATTCATTTCTTGTTAACATTGGATATCAACTCCAG ATGTCTCGTTTGTCTTATGAGCTTGTTGAAACTAAACTATTAGCGGGTTAA
- the LOC136230916 gene encoding protein DOWNY MILDEW RESISTANCE 6-like isoform X1 yields the protein MPRSWFHRYFLYDDNYRNYKIPNMDKLVSSCCNVESVPKEYVFPPELRPGNFTFSVSDSTPLIDLGGLDRAAIIQQILRASQDFGFFQVMNHGVDEELIKNTSSVLKEFFEMPAEEKATLYSEDPTRSCRLSNSSFSYGGQKITLWRQILRQYCHPLDKHIQQWPQNPPTYREVVGNYTEEVTKLGSVILELICEGLGLESGYFKGEISENTVFSVNYYPKCPDPILTYGLTAHCDPSLITILLQDQVGGLQFFKDGEWISVQPLPNSFLVNIGYQLQVISNNMVRSAEHRALTNSREDRISGAFFISPTYETIIEPAKHLLTSSNPPLFTSFSYKEFLLNYQANFANPHLVLERFKLQS from the exons ATGCCACGTTCTTGGTTTCATCGGTATTTTTTATATGATGATAATTATAGGAATTATAAGATTCCAAACATGGATAAACTTGTTTCAAGCTGCTGCAATGTTGAATCTGTGCCAAAAGAGTATGTATTTCCACCCGAACTCAGACCAggaaattttacattttctgtatCCGATTCAACTCCACTAATTGATCTTGGAGGACTTGATCGAGCAGCTATCATTCAACAGATTTTGAGGGCCAGCCAAGACTTTGGATTTTTCCAG GTAATGAACCATGGAGTAGATGAAGAGTTAATAAAAAACACAAGCAGTGTGTTGAAGGAGTTCTTTGAGATGCCTGCAGAAGAAAAGGCTACACTTTACTCCGAGGATCCAACTAGAAGTTGCAGGCTAAGCAACAGCAGTTTCAGCTATGGAGGTCAAAAAATTACACTCTGGCGTCAAATTTTGAGACAGTATTGTCATCCTTTAGACAAACACATTCAACAATGGCCTCAAAATCCCCCTACATAcag AGAGGTTGTTGGTAATTACACAGAAGAAGTAACAAAATTGGGGTCAGTGATTTTGGAGCTAATATGTGAAGGATTAGGACTTGAAAGTGGTTATTTTAAGGGTGAAATAAGTGAAAACACCGTATTCTCAGTTAACTATTACCCAAAATGTCCAGATCCCATTTTAACCTATGGTCTTACTGCACATTGTGACCCAAGTCTTATTACAATTTTATTGCAAGATCAAGTGGGTGGCCTTCAATTCTTCAAAGATGGTGAATGGATTAGTGTTCAGCCTCTTCCTAATTCATTTCTTGTTAACATTGGATATCAACTCCAG GTTATCAGCAACAATATGGTAAGAAGTGCAGAACATAGAGCTTTGACAAATTCAAGAGAAGATCGGATTTCTGGTGCCTTCTTTATCAGTCCTACTTATGAAACCATTATAGAACCTGCTAAACATCTCTTAACCTCCTCCAATCCTCCACTTTTTACATCTTTTTCCTACAAAGAATTTCTTCTCAACTACCAAGCCAATTTTGCCAATCCTCACCTTGTCTTGGAACGTTTTAAGCTTCAATCTTAA